In one Saccharibacillus brassicae genomic region, the following are encoded:
- a CDS encoding post-transcriptional regulator: MTDEQLNRQEPPAEELTGEDLTEAVIELCRRKADEFHFLGYERATWEDVWRCVNKRYAGKVDPPLHQIVNDILTLRVDGLMNHLTMAALKEAPFS; this comes from the coding sequence ATGACAGACGAGCAGTTGAACCGGCAGGAGCCCCCGGCGGAAGAACTGACCGGAGAAGACTTGACGGAAGCCGTAATCGAGCTTTGCCGGCGCAAAGCCGACGAATTTCATTTCCTCGGATACGAACGGGCGACCTGGGAAGACGTGTGGCGCTGCGTCAATAAAAGGTATGCGGGCAAGGTCGATCCGCCGCTGCATCAGATCGTGAACGACATTCTGACGCTCCGTGTAGACGGGCTGATGAACCACCTAACGATGGCGGCGCTGAAAGAGGCTCCCTTTTCCTAA